The following coding sequences are from one Haploplasma axanthum window:
- a CDS encoding adenylate kinase — protein MRIIIMGPPGVGKGTEASMLEAQFNIPHVSTGDIFRALFRTDDPIGIEAREYIDKGLLVPDELTNRIVETRFRTEDVHHGFIFDGYPRNVAQAEAFTKFLNERNWKVDTVINVDTKDETIIERLSGRRVCPKCGATYHIVSNKPRIENICDNDQTELIQRKDDKPETIKNRLEIYHRETKPVIEYYRKAGLLVNVDGSGDIENTHRQVLKIIGDLK, from the coding sequence ATGCGCATCATTATTATGGGCCCTCCCGGAGTAGGTAAGGGAACAGAAGCTAGTATGCTAGAAGCACAATTTAATATTCCACATGTATCAACAGGCGACATCTTCCGTGCGTTGTTTCGCACGGATGACCCTATTGGTATTGAAGCACGTGAATATATTGATAAAGGTTTGCTAGTTCCAGATGAATTAACAAATAGAATTGTTGAAACAAGATTTAGAACAGAAGATGTACATCATGGATTTATCTTTGATGGTTATCCAAGAAATGTTGCTCAAGCTGAAGCTTTTACAAAGTTCTTAAATGAACGTAATTGGAAAGTTGATACTGTCATTAACGTTGACACTAAAGATGAAACAATTATTGAAAGATTAAGTGGAAGAAGAGTATGTCCTAAATGTGGAGCTACATATCATATTGTTTCTAACAAACCACGAATTGAAAACATATGTGACAATGATCAAACAGAATTAATCCAAAGAAAAGATGATAAACCAGAAACAATTAAAAATCGTTTGGAAATTTATCATAGAGAAACTAAACCAGTGATTGAATACTATCGTAAGGCTGGATTATTAGTTAATGTCGATGGATCTGGTGATATTGAAAATACACATCGTCAAGTATTAAAAATTATTGGTGATTTAAAGTGA
- the infA gene encoding translation initiation factor IF-1 — MAREDLIEVNAKVVEVLPNAQFKVELENGATVLAHISGKIRMNKIRILPGDNVLVELSPYDLTRGRITYRRK, encoded by the coding sequence ATGGCAAGAGAAGACTTGATTGAAGTTAATGCAAAAGTCGTCGAAGTATTACCAAATGCACAATTTAAAGTAGAATTAGAAAATGGTGCTACAGTATTAGCACATATATCTGGTAAAATCCGTATGAATAAAATACGCATTTTACCTGGTGACAACGTACTTGTAGAATTGTCACCATATGATTTAACACGCGGCAGAATAACGTATCGCCGTAAATAA
- a CDS encoding ISL3 family transposase, translating to MYKYFIKKLLGFKDNESILINKLSYEGANMFVNISLEVKEHNCPSCNSKTSNVHDYRTRKFKHGVVNNYFLHVIYNRRRYVCKYCNTRFPENNFFIDKYSKISNQLNNMLIHSMKDSVTFKQVAKNNNVSSSTVIRRFDKHFSINQYKLSSVISIDEFKKSNSNSKFGKYALAIADPINKSIIDIIPNRRKDPFISYLDSIPFSELNTVNTVIIDMWPPYRDVSKKYFPNAKLVIDRFHFVRNFVWALNDIRIRTMNSYKPNSSGYKVLKKFHKLLIKNHFNLSYMFSYNKHFKKFMSEYTIVRDIISYGDDLTNAYNLYSYFQVSTNTPFDSFDDAMSFIDDFINKLYASKLPEFISLAGMFINWKVEIANSLCLTYLDSNNNIKFYSNGFIEGVNNFIKTTRRMSYNFRSFNRFKKRIISLFNNDFCIIA from the coding sequence ATGTATAAGTATTTTATCAAAAAATTGTTAGGTTTTAAAGATAATGAGTCAATATTAATTAATAAATTAAGTTATGAAGGTGCTAATATGTTTGTTAATATTAGTCTTGAAGTTAAAGAACATAACTGCCCTTCTTGTAATTCTAAAACTTCGAATGTCCATGATTATCGTACTAGGAAGTTTAAACATGGTGTTGTTAATAATTATTTCTTACATGTTATATATAATAGACGTCGTTATGTTTGTAAGTACTGTAATACCAGATTCCCCGAGAATAATTTCTTTATTGATAAGTATTCAAAGATTTCTAATCAGCTAAATAATATGCTTATCCATTCTATGAAAGATTCTGTCACTTTTAAACAGGTTGCTAAAAATAATAATGTTTCTTCCTCTACTGTTATTAGAAGATTTGATAAACATTTCTCTATCAATCAATATAAACTTTCTTCTGTTATTTCTATTGATGAATTTAAAAAATCTAATTCTAATTCTAAATTTGGTAAGTATGCTCTTGCTATTGCTGATCCTATTAATAAGTCTATTATTGACATTATTCCTAATAGAAGAAAAGATCCTTTTATTTCTTATTTGGATTCCATTCCCTTTAGTGAGTTAAATACTGTTAATACCGTTATTATTGACATGTGGCCCCCTTATAGAGATGTTTCTAAGAAGTACTTCCCTAATGCTAAGCTTGTCATTGATAGATTTCATTTTGTTAGAAATTTTGTTTGGGCTCTTAATGATATTAGAATTAGAACTATGAATTCTTATAAACCTAACTCTTCTGGTTATAAAGTTTTAAAAAAATTTCATAAACTTTTGATTAAGAATCATTTTAACCTTAGTTATATGTTCTCCTACAATAAACATTTTAAAAAGTTTATGAGTGAATATACTATTGTTAGAGATATTATTTCCTATGGCGATGATTTAACTAATGCTTATAATTTATATTCTTATTTCCAAGTCAGCACTAATACTCCTTTTGATTCTTTTGATGATGCAATGTCTTTTATAGATGATTTCATCAATAAATTATATGCTTCTAAACTTCCTGAGTTTATTAGTCTTGCTGGTATGTTTATTAATTGGAAGGTTGAAATTGCTAATTCTTTATGTCTTACTTACCTTGATTCTAATAATAATATTAAGTTTTATTCTAATGGTTTTATTGAAGGTGTTAATAATTTCATCAAGACTACTAGACGTATGTCTTATAATTTTAGATCTTTTAATCGCTTTAAAAAACGTATTATTTCTTTATTCAACAATGATTTTTGTATTATTGCATAA
- the secY gene encoding preprotein translocase subunit SecY yields the protein MWKRLATVLSNKKVMVRLAITLALLLVFRFVSHIPIPLFNADAITQAIQTEGSFFAILNNFTGGALGRFSVLALGISPYITASIVIQLLQMVVPAVKEWSEQGEEGKQKVNRVTRYVAMALAFIQGLALILGASQRGSIFVPSITKPNGFLYIYMALVITAGTAFSIWLADLITKKGIGNGTSLLITIGITSTMPAMFKTLGDTYLGTNANASNIIIFIAVILVYFIILFGVVYLQIASRKIPVQYANRQGKSDSNIPIKLNSAGVMPVIFASTIMSIPLTFGQLFNPNISDGSWLVQIFSSEKPIGFIFYVFLIVIFSFFYSFMTIDPEKIADNLSKSNAYIKGIRPGDDTKNYVARVLFKVTVIGTIYLVLLAIIPIVGVILGLPSAVTLGGTGLLIVVGVATETTQQVETDAEQTQYSGIF from the coding sequence ATGTGGAAACGTCTAGCAACAGTTTTGAGTAATAAAAAAGTGATGGTAAGACTAGCGATCACGCTAGCTTTACTATTAGTATTTAGATTTGTTAGTCATATTCCAATCCCACTATTTAATGCGGATGCGATAACACAAGCAATCCAAACAGAGGGAAGTTTCTTTGCCATCTTAAATAACTTCACAGGTGGTGCACTAGGTAGATTTTCAGTTTTAGCTTTAGGTATTTCACCATATATTACTGCATCAATTGTTATCCAATTGTTGCAAATGGTAGTTCCAGCAGTTAAAGAATGGTCTGAACAAGGTGAAGAAGGAAAACAAAAGGTAAACAGAGTAACAAGATATGTTGCAATGGCACTAGCATTTATTCAAGGGTTAGCATTAATTCTTGGAGCTAGTCAAAGAGGAAGTATCTTTGTTCCATCTATTACTAAGCCAAATGGATTCTTATATATCTACATGGCGCTTGTTATCACAGCTGGTACAGCGTTTTCAATATGGTTAGCAGATTTAATTACTAAAAAAGGAATTGGTAATGGTACATCATTACTAATTACAATTGGTATCACATCAACAATGCCTGCAATGTTTAAGACATTGGGTGATACTTACTTAGGTACTAATGCTAACGCGTCAAACATTATAATCTTTATAGCAGTAATCTTAGTTTATTTCATTATTTTATTTGGAGTTGTTTACTTGCAAATTGCATCACGTAAGATTCCAGTTCAATATGCTAATAGACAAGGTAAAAGTGACTCTAACATCCCTATTAAATTAAATAGTGCTGGAGTTATGCCAGTAATTTTTGCATCAACAATTATGAGTATTCCATTAACATTCGGACAATTATTTAATCCAAATATTAGTGATGGAAGTTGGCTAGTTCAAATTTTTTCATCTGAAAAACCAATTGGCTTTATCTTCTATGTATTCTTAATTGTAATCTTCTCATTCTTCTATTCATTTATGACAATAGATCCTGAAAAGATTGCTGATAATCTTTCTAAATCTAATGCTTATATAAAAGGTATTAGACCAGGAGATGATACAAAAAATTATGTTGCAAGAGTATTATTTAAAGTAACTGTTATTGGTACTATATATTTAGTATTATTAGCAATTATTCCAATTGTAGGAGTAATCCTTGGATTACCTTCAGCAGTAACGCTTGGAGGAACAGGATTATTAATCGTTGTTGGGGTAGCAACTGAAACAACTCAACAAGTTGAAACAGATGCTGAACAAACACAATATAGTGGTATTTTTTAA
- a CDS encoding DNA-directed RNA polymerase subunit alpha, whose translation MKELKFEKPNVEVKVGENNTIEYQIKPLDRGFGITLGNTLRRVLLSSIPGAAIVNVKIDGVEHEFSTIEGVYEDVMGIILNLKQVVFSVDSEDPNFEQTIELYAEGPMTVTAADFNKVTGVNVINPDQVIANLADKGTLSMEVTVRRGVGYVSAQDNKIYNYNRLGVIAIDSIFSPVKRVSYHVDKIRGDNDSLTMNIETDGSIDGREVLPIASKMLVDYLNAIVEISDEVINADYIKEQEKEPINEKLEMSIDKLDLTVRLYNSLKRSGIYTVAQIVNETEEDIMRLRSLGRKSFRELKEKLEENGLSFANSTLKDDKKKSLEEEEE comes from the coding sequence GTGAAAGAATTAAAGTTTGAAAAACCTAATGTAGAAGTTAAAGTTGGAGAAAATAATACAATTGAATATCAAATTAAACCACTTGATCGTGGATTTGGTATCACTCTAGGAAATACACTTAGAAGAGTATTATTATCATCAATACCAGGTGCAGCAATCGTTAATGTTAAAATTGACGGTGTTGAGCACGAATTCTCTACAATTGAAGGGGTATATGAAGATGTAATGGGAATCATATTAAACCTAAAACAAGTTGTTTTTAGTGTTGATTCTGAAGATCCTAATTTTGAGCAAACAATAGAATTATACGCAGAAGGTCCTATGACTGTTACTGCGGCTGATTTTAACAAAGTAACAGGTGTTAATGTTATTAACCCTGACCAAGTGATTGCAAATTTAGCTGACAAAGGAACGCTATCAATGGAAGTAACTGTTCGTCGCGGTGTTGGCTATGTAAGTGCACAAGACAATAAAATATATAACTATAACCGTTTAGGTGTGATTGCTATTGATTCAATTTTCTCACCAGTTAAACGAGTATCTTATCATGTTGATAAAATTCGTGGAGATAATGACTCATTAACAATGAACATCGAAACAGACGGCTCAATTGATGGACGTGAAGTATTACCTATCGCTTCAAAAATGTTAGTTGATTACTTAAATGCAATCGTTGAAATAAGCGATGAAGTAATTAATGCAGACTATATTAAAGAACAAGAAAAAGAACCCATTAATGAAAAATTAGAAATGAGCATTGATAAACTAGACTTAACAGTTCGTTTATATAATAGCTTAAAACGTTCAGGGATTTATACAGTTGCACAAATTGTTAATGAAACTGAAGAAGATATCATGCGCCTACGTAGTTTAGGTAGAAAATCATTTAGAGAATTAAAAGAAAAACTTGAAGAAAATGGTTTAAGTTTTGCAAATAGTACTCTAAAAGACGATAAGAAAAAATCCCTTGAGGAAGAAGAGGAGTAA
- a CDS encoding ISL3 family transposase, producing MTNVHLTLSLKKINCPVCNSVDSKIHGYKTKTITHSISNSNPVNIIFRHRRFICKFCNKTFFEPNPFTINKDRISHYTKLSILEHLKNPSNTFTSASTIFNVSTKTVIDIFDDYVDPNRNILPKFLCIDEFHVSKRTKHPYACLFLDFETKKIIDVLKTRHKSYLLEYLSSLKHTELDSVKVVIIDMWKPYKDVISKVMPKALIAIDSFHVIKHINDIVNKHRIKVMNKYAGNIEFKTYKNDKYYMLKKFHYFFTKEYDNIYNGYISIPKFRISLNKSSIKDFLLSIDDDLTEVYKIKEEYREFNRNTNFDDAKELLSDLITKYRNHRLEDIRSFGKLLSNWKDEIINSFIKSDSNRRLSNGPIEGTNSRIKTIIKTSNGIKSFKRLRARIIYSINKDVALKIPE from the coding sequence ATAACCAATGTTCATTTAACTCTGTCACTCAAAAAGATCAATTGTCCAGTATGTAACTCTGTAGATTCTAAAATACATGGTTATAAAACTAAAACTATCACTCATAGTATTTCTAATAGTAATCCTGTTAACATTATTTTTAGACATAGGAGGTTCATTTGTAAGTTTTGTAATAAAACTTTCTTTGAACCTAACCCTTTTACTATTAATAAAGATAGAATTAGTCATTATACTAAATTATCTATTTTAGAACACTTAAAGAATCCTTCTAATACATTTACTAGTGCTTCTACTATCTTTAATGTTTCTACTAAAACTGTTATTGATATTTTTGATGATTATGTTGATCCAAATAGAAATATATTACCTAAGTTTTTATGTATCGATGAATTTCATGTTTCAAAAAGGACTAAACATCCTTATGCTTGTCTATTCTTAGATTTTGAAACAAAAAAAATAATTGATGTTTTAAAAACTCGTCATAAATCATATCTATTAGAATATCTATCTAGTCTTAAACATACTGAATTAGATAGTGTTAAAGTAGTTATTATTGATATGTGGAAGCCTTATAAAGACGTTATATCTAAAGTTATGCCTAAAGCTTTAATAGCTATTGATTCTTTTCATGTTATTAAACATATTAATGATATCGTTAATAAGCATCGTATTAAAGTAATGAATAAATATGCTGGTAATATTGAGTTTAAAACTTATAAGAATGATAAATATTATATGTTAAAGAAGTTTCATTATTTCTTTACTAAAGAATACGATAATATCTATAATGGTTATATTTCTATTCCTAAGTTTAGAATTAGTCTTAATAAATCTTCTATTAAAGATTTTCTTTTATCCATTGATGATGATTTAACTGAAGTTTATAAAATCAAGGAAGAATATCGTGAGTTTAATAGAAACACTAATTTTGATGATGCTAAAGAATTATTATCTGATTTAATTACTAAATATCGTAATCACAGGTTAGAAGATATTAGATCTTTTGGTAAATTACTTTCTAATTGGAAAGATGAGATTATTAATTCCTTTATTAAATCTGATTCTAACAGAAGATTATCTAATGGACCAATTGAAGGTACTAATTCTAGAATAAAGACTATTATTAAGACTAGTAATGGGATTAAAAGTTTTAAGAGATTAAGAGCTAGAATCATTTATTCTATTAATAAAGATGTAGCCCTTAAAATACCCGAATAA
- the rplQ gene encoding 50S ribosomal protein L17, whose protein sequence is MAYSRLRRTSSQRKALLRDLVTDIIINERIITTEAKAKELKKLADRMITLAKEDTLASRRQAATLVRFEAANENQNALQKLFSDLGPRYKERTGGYTRIIKTVPRRGDAAPMAIIEFV, encoded by the coding sequence ATGGCATATAGTAGATTAAGAAGAACAAGTAGCCAACGTAAAGCATTATTACGTGATTTAGTTACTGATATTATAATTAATGAACGAATTATTACAACTGAAGCAAAAGCAAAAGAACTTAAAAAACTAGCTGATAGAATGATTACACTTGCTAAAGAAGATACTTTAGCATCACGTAGACAAGCAGCAACATTAGTTCGTTTTGAAGCAGCTAATGAAAATCAAAATGCCTTACAAAAGTTATTTAGTGATTTAGGACCACGTTACAAAGAACGTACTGGTGGTTATACTAGAATCATTAAAACAGTACCAAGACGCGGAGATGCTGCGCCTATGGCTATTATTGAATTTGTATAA
- the istA gene encoding IS21 family transposase, translating to MTKILLEQITNIKDLLLFSRAYKEGLIKLNISKLSKELNKDRKTIKKYLNGEVPKETRKRVKYLDEHRKYILEVLTDKYQSFDYIDHLFKYLKREKNITCSRTSLNRYIRNDNELNKLFKRKKDMSFTERFETNPGIQAQFDMKEKVKLIDKNNNETVITIPTLTLSWSRYNVRKLILDTKTENLLEFLALSFEEIGGVPHELVIDNLKQFVEKPRYKDNEAIITNKLVEFAKDYNIKIKPCMPYRPQTKGKTETQNKIVDQLKNYNGKYKDIYEMHEKLEIIHKEDNDNISQATKLPRRFLLEKEKGDLSPLPRKEIRQKYHLSLKEVHVTNESLISYKSNKYSVPRKFIGLKVGLTVIKGNELHIYYKGKIITIHKITDKLLNIKDEHDLKYEKEIKTKERTTIINNEMRNIKYD from the coding sequence ATGACAAAAATACTACTAGAACAAATAACAAATATAAAAGATTTACTACTATTTAGTAGAGCATACAAGGAGGGCTTAATAAAATTGAATATTAGCAAACTATCAAAAGAGTTAAATAAAGATAGAAAAACAATTAAGAAATACTTAAACGGTGAAGTTCCAAAGGAAACTAGAAAGAGAGTTAAATATTTAGATGAACATAGAAAATATATACTAGAAGTCTTAACTGATAAATATCAGAGTTTCGACTACATTGATCACTTGTTTAAATATCTAAAAAGAGAAAAAAATATAACTTGCTCAAGAACAAGTTTAAATAGATATATTAGAAATGATAATGAGTTAAATAAACTATTTAAAAGAAAAAAGGATATGAGTTTTACAGAAAGATTTGAAACAAATCCAGGGATACAAGCACAGTTTGATATGAAGGAGAAAGTAAAACTTATTGATAAAAACAATAATGAAACAGTTATAACAATACCAACATTAACATTATCATGGTCTAGGTATAATGTAAGAAAACTAATATTAGATACTAAAACAGAAAACTTATTAGAGTTTTTAGCTTTAAGCTTTGAAGAAATAGGTGGGGTACCACATGAACTCGTTATTGATAACTTAAAACAATTCGTAGAAAAACCAAGATATAAAGATAATGAAGCAATCATTACCAATAAACTAGTAGAGTTCGCTAAGGATTACAATATTAAGATTAAACCATGTATGCCATATAGACCACAAACTAAAGGAAAAACAGAAACACAAAATAAAATAGTTGACCAACTAAAAAACTATAATGGTAAGTATAAGGATATCTATGAAATGCATGAAAAACTAGAAATAATTCATAAGGAAGATAATGATAATATCAGTCAAGCTACTAAACTACCAAGAAGGTTTCTATTAGAAAAAGAAAAAGGTGACTTAAGCCCACTCCCTAGAAAAGAAATCAGACAAAAGTATCACCTTAGTTTAAAAGAGGTTCATGTAACAAATGAATCACTAATATCCTATAAATCTAATAAATACTCTGTCCCTAGAAAATTTATTGGTTTAAAAGTAGGATTAACAGTTATCAAAGGAAATGAACTCCATATTTATTATAAAGGAAAAATCATAACAATCCACAAAATAACGGATAAATTATTAAATATTAAAGATGAACATGATTTAAAATACGAAAAAGAAATAAAAACAAAAGAAAGAACAACTATTATAAACAATGAGATGAGGAATATAAAATATGATTAA
- the map gene encoding type I methionyl aminopeptidase: MIVIKSQREIEIMRKAGKILALTRQMLEPHIKPGITTQKLDKLAEEFIISQGAYPSFKDYNGFPGSICTSVNEVVVHGIPSKKTVLKNGDIITVDLGVYYEGYHADSAYTYPVGHVNDKVKELLKITEESLYIGLSEAKPGNHLSNISHAIEEYIKPYNYGIVEEFTGHGIGKELHEDPYVPNFGKPNEGPILKEGMTFCVEPMVNLGTKNVKVLRDNWTTVTIDRKPSAHFEHTIVITEDGYEILTKL, encoded by the coding sequence GTGATAGTGATTAAATCGCAAAGAGAAATAGAAATTATGAGAAAAGCAGGGAAGATACTTGCTTTGACCAGACAAATGTTAGAACCACATATTAAACCGGGTATTACGACTCAAAAATTAGATAAGCTTGCAGAGGAATTCATTATAAGTCAAGGAGCATATCCTTCATTTAAAGATTATAATGGTTTTCCAGGGTCAATATGTACATCGGTTAATGAAGTTGTTGTTCATGGAATTCCATCCAAGAAAACAGTTCTAAAGAATGGTGATATAATAACAGTTGATTTAGGTGTTTATTATGAAGGATATCATGCAGATTCTGCATATACTTATCCAGTAGGACATGTAAATGATAAAGTTAAAGAATTGTTAAAGATTACTGAAGAATCCTTATATATAGGATTAAGCGAAGCCAAACCCGGTAATCATTTATCAAATATATCCCATGCTATTGAAGAATATATTAAACCATATAACTATGGTATAGTAGAAGAATTTACTGGACATGGAATAGGAAAAGAATTACATGAAGATCCTTATGTACCAAATTTTGGTAAACCTAATGAAGGACCAATCCTTAAAGAAGGAATGACTTTCTGTGTTGAACCAATGGTTAACTTAGGAACTAAAAATGTAAAAGTTTTAAGAGATAACTGGACAACAGTTACAATTGATCGAAAACCAAGTGCTCATTTTGAACATACAATTGTTATAACAGAAGATGGGTACGAAATATTGACGAAATTATAA
- the rpmJ gene encoding 50S ribosomal protein L36, which yields MKVRSSVKKRSEDDIIVRRKGRVYVINKKVRRNNQRQG from the coding sequence ATGAAAGTAAGATCATCCGTAAAAAAACGTAGTGAAGATGATATTATTGTCCGTCGTAAAGGACGAGTTTATGTCATCAATAAAAAAGTTAGAAGAAACAACCAAAGACAAGGTTAA
- the istB gene encoding IS21-like element helper ATPase IstB, with amino-acid sequence MINEVLNQLTYLKLKSAYTYLKELHINDEITNTDLKGIHKILNKEVLAKEENNKLYNVKVAGFPFLRTIDEYDFSFQPGVNEEKIRGIIESTFYEEAINICLIGNPGVGKTHLAISIAYSVAIRRNSVYFIKFNKLITILKNAYNDGTFNRRLGHFFKYKLLIIDEVGFNEITPLEAKLFFQLIDLRYTKRSTIFTSNMTFDKWPQILGNDEMITKAILDRIIHQSYLFNIIGPSYRLKDKLELNQTEES; translated from the coding sequence ATGATTAACGAAGTACTTAATCAATTAACATATCTAAAACTTAAAAGTGCATATACATATTTAAAAGAACTGCATATTAATGATGAGATAACAAATACTGATTTAAAAGGAATTCATAAGATATTGAATAAAGAGGTTTTAGCTAAGGAAGAAAATAATAAATTATACAATGTTAAAGTAGCAGGTTTCCCGTTTCTTCGAACTATTGATGAATATGATTTTAGTTTTCAACCAGGTGTTAATGAAGAAAAAATAAGAGGAATCATTGAATCAACCTTCTATGAAGAAGCAATTAATATATGCTTAATTGGTAACCCTGGTGTTGGTAAAACACATTTAGCTATATCAATAGCGTACTCAGTCGCTATAAGACGTAATAGTGTATATTTTATTAAGTTTAACAAACTAATAACAATCCTTAAAAACGCTTATAATGATGGAACATTTAATCGAAGACTAGGTCACTTCTTTAAATACAAACTACTTATCATTGATGAAGTGGGATTTAATGAAATAACACCTTTGGAAGCAAAGTTATTCTTTCAATTAATTGATTTACGATATACAAAAAGATCAACAATATTTACATCTAATATGACTTTTGATAAGTGGCCTCAAATATTAGGTAATGATGAAATGATAACAAAAGCTATATTAGATAGAATCATTCATCAGTCTTATTTATTTAATATTATTGGTCCTTCATATAGGCTTAAAGATAAACTTGAACTGAATCAAACTGAGGAATCTTAA
- the rpsM gene encoding 30S ribosomal protein S13 produces MARIAGIDVPRDKRVVISLTYIYGIGKKTAIDILKNANVSEEIRVKDLTEDQLNNIRQEVAKLQLEGDLRREVAMNIRRLMEIGSYRGMRHRRGLPVRGQNTRNNARTRKGKKSAAAKKKK; encoded by the coding sequence ATGGCTAGAATAGCAGGAATAGATGTACCACGCGATAAACGCGTTGTAATATCATTAACATACATTTATGGTATTGGTAAAAAAACAGCTATCGATATTTTAAAAAATGCAAACGTTAGTGAAGAAATCAGAGTTAAAGACTTAACAGAAGATCAATTAAACAATATTCGTCAAGAAGTGGCTAAATTACAATTAGAAGGTGATTTACGTCGTGAAGTAGCTATGAATATTCGTAGATTAATGGAAATTGGTTCATACCGTGGTATGCGCCATCGTCGTGGCTTACCAGTACGCGGACAAAACACAAGAAACAATGCACGTACACGTAAAGGTAAAAAATCAGCTGCGGCTAAGAAAAAGAAATAA
- the rpsK gene encoding 30S ribosomal protein S11 — protein MARKKTTKRRVKKNIPLGVAHIHTTFNNTIVTITDLEGNAISWCSAGALGIKGSRKSTPFAAQMSAETAAKTAVESGMQRVEVNVKGPGPGREAAIRSLQTAGLEITAIRDVTPLPHNGCRPPKRPRG, from the coding sequence ATGGCACGTAAAAAAACGACAAAACGTCGAGTTAAGAAAAATATTCCCCTAGGTGTTGCCCACATTCATACAACATTTAACAATACAATTGTTACTATAACTGACTTAGAAGGTAATGCAATATCATGGTGCTCAGCAGGTGCTCTTGGTATTAAGGGTAGTCGTAAATCTACACCATTTGCGGCTCAAATGTCTGCTGAAACTGCAGCTAAAACAGCTGTTGAAAGTGGAATGCAAAGAGTTGAAGTAAATGTAAAAGGTCCAGGACCAGGTAGAGAAGCAGCAATTAGATCACTACAAACAGCTGGATTAGAAATTACAGCAATCAGAGACGTAACACCACTACCACATAATGGATGTAGACCACCAAAACGTCCACGTGGTTAA